One window from the genome of Natrinema caseinilyticum encodes:
- a CDS encoding branched-chain amino acid ABC transporter permease — protein MGTETQDTADGFGRTYTDWLDWLGVNSLQVLGIGASLLVLAAVPFWAGPYTYSLALACIWAIFAMGWDILSGYTRYISFGHTLLSGVAAYTTALLVTYVDPELSIAISLPLSVAAALLAGYLFAFPSLRLSGPYFSLITLVGVLIATRAIFIFSGHTGGELGLNIGAITYDSTEIYYYTFVPMVLIAAGLVAVSRSNIGGVFRAIGQNETAVETAGLDTTKFKLWAFTYSAIPMGIGGALIAHFYGTVDPGTVLEVGLNIEIIAMAVIGGMGTVLGPVGGAFLFVLLRDEILLGPLGSHVRYIVLWAIMLVIFMKFPDGLFKKVWDLLGRFGGGDS, from the coding sequence ATGGGAACCGAAACGCAGGACACGGCGGACGGGTTCGGACGGACCTACACCGACTGGCTGGACTGGCTGGGGGTCAACTCGCTTCAGGTGCTCGGAATCGGCGCGTCGCTGCTGGTGCTGGCGGCCGTCCCCTTCTGGGCCGGCCCGTACACGTACAGTCTCGCGCTGGCGTGCATCTGGGCGATCTTCGCGATGGGATGGGACATCCTCTCAGGATACACCCGGTACATCAGCTTCGGTCACACGCTGCTCTCCGGCGTCGCCGCTTACACCACGGCGTTGCTGGTCACGTACGTGGATCCAGAGCTATCGATCGCGATTTCGCTCCCGCTCTCGGTCGCCGCCGCGCTCTTGGCGGGCTACCTGTTCGCGTTCCCCTCGCTTCGGCTGAGCGGCCCGTACTTCTCGCTGATCACCCTCGTCGGGGTCCTGATCGCTACGCGGGCGATCTTCATTTTCAGCGGGCACACCGGTGGCGAACTCGGGCTGAATATCGGCGCGATCACGTACGATTCGACCGAGATTTACTACTACACGTTCGTCCCGATGGTGCTGATCGCTGCGGGGCTCGTGGCCGTCAGCCGCTCCAACATCGGGGGCGTGTTCAGGGCGATCGGGCAGAACGAAACGGCCGTCGAGACCGCCGGGCTCGACACGACGAAGTTCAAGCTCTGGGCGTTCACCTACAGCGCGATCCCGATGGGGATCGGCGGTGCGCTGATCGCCCACTTCTACGGCACCGTCGATCCGGGGACGGTGCTCGAAGTCGGACTCAACATCGAGATCATCGCAATGGCCGTTATTGGCGGTATGGGAACCGTCCTTGGCCCGGTCGGCGGGGCGTTCCTCTTCGTCCTGCTCCGCGACGAAATCCTGCTCGGTCCCCTCGGATCACACGTCCGGTACATCGTCCTCTGGGCAATCATGCTGGTCATCTTCATGAAGTTCCCTGACGGACTCTTCAAGAAGGTCTGGGACCTGCTCGGCAGGTTCGGGGGTGGTGACTCGTGA
- a CDS encoding ABC transporter ATP-binding protein, whose protein sequence is MSTTASPLRVEDLTKKFGGLVAVDSLSFEVQENEMLGFIGPNGAGKTTVFNCIMGEYAVTNGSVYFHDEDITGRKTHEIVNGGLARVSQESNPIDSMTAKENIHIFTLPNSGLAFRGGASDAEIREIAARVGLQDELETYPTSMPHADRRRLEIAKAIATEPDVLLLDEPFAGLNHEEVMSLSDQIRSLRDEGTTIVVVDHNMKGLMTLVDRVIVLNEGALLAKGTPEKIANDERVQNAYLAGQTEAI, encoded by the coding sequence GTGAGCACGACCGCCAGCCCGCTCAGGGTCGAGGATCTCACGAAGAAGTTCGGCGGCCTCGTGGCCGTCGACTCGCTGTCGTTCGAGGTCCAAGAAAACGAGATGCTCGGGTTCATCGGTCCCAACGGGGCGGGCAAGACCACCGTTTTCAACTGCATCATGGGCGAATACGCGGTCACGAACGGGTCCGTCTACTTCCACGACGAGGACATCACGGGCCGGAAGACACACGAGATCGTCAACGGTGGGCTCGCGCGGGTCTCCCAGGAATCGAACCCTATCGACTCCATGACGGCCAAGGAGAACATCCACATCTTCACGCTCCCGAACAGCGGACTGGCGTTCAGGGGCGGCGCGTCGGACGCGGAGATCCGGGAGATCGCCGCCCGTGTCGGCCTCCAAGACGAACTCGAAACGTATCCGACGTCGATGCCCCACGCCGACCGGAGGCGCCTTGAAATTGCGAAGGCGATCGCAACCGAGCCGGACGTATTGCTCTTGGATGAACCGTTCGCAGGGCTAAACCATGAGGAGGTCATGTCACTATCGGATCAGATACGGTCGCTCCGAGACGAGGGAACGACCATCGTCGTCGTCGACCACAACATGAAGGGACTGATGACGCTCGTCGATAGGGTCATTGTACTGAACGAGGGCGCTCTCCTCGCCAAGGGAACGCCCGAAAAGATTGCAAATGATGAACGAGTCCAGAACGCGTATCTTGCCGGCCAAACGGAGGCGATCTGA
- a CDS encoding ABC transporter ATP-binding protein, which yields MSRHAFFEVKNLDVYYDRVQALDGVSISVDRGEIVSIIGPNGAGKTTMLNAISGDLEYAGDIIFEETDLSTLNEKDIVEQGVIHCTEDRDLFPFFTVHENLLMGAHLLDDTKTQEQLGFVYDLFPRLDERRDQEAHTMSGGEQQMLAIGRALMSDPELLMLDEPTQGLAPIIIEDISEAMMELREQGLSILLAEQNSSFALRHAERLYLLETGTIELTGSNEEFKDNEYVRDAYIGVT from the coding sequence ATGTCCAGACACGCATTCTTCGAGGTTAAGAACCTCGACGTCTACTACGATCGGGTACAGGCCCTCGACGGAGTCTCCATTTCTGTCGACAGGGGAGAGATCGTCAGTATAATCGGACCCAACGGCGCAGGCAAAACGACAATGCTCAACGCAATCAGCGGCGACCTTGAGTACGCCGGAGACATAATTTTCGAGGAGACCGACCTCTCGACACTGAATGAAAAAGATATCGTTGAGCAAGGTGTGATCCACTGCACGGAGGATCGCGACTTGTTCCCCTTCTTTACTGTCCACGAGAATCTGCTCATGGGCGCGCACCTCCTGGACGACACAAAGACCCAGGAACAGCTCGGGTTCGTCTACGATCTTTTCCCGCGATTGGATGAGCGGCGGGATCAGGAGGCTCACACCATGAGTGGCGGCGAACAACAGATGCTCGCGATCGGCCGCGCACTGATGAGCGATCCGGAACTCCTGATGCTGGACGAGCCCACCCAAGGGCTCGCACCGATCATCATCGAAGACATCAGCGAGGCAATGATGGAACTGCGCGAGCAGGGGCTCTCGATCCTGCTAGCCGAGCAGAATTCCTCATTCGCACTGCGACACGCCGAACGACTCTATCTGCTCGAGACGGGGACGATCGAACTCACTGGATCCAACGAGGAGTTCAAAGACAATGAGTACGTCCGCGACGCCTACATCGGGGTGACGTGA
- a CDS encoding 3-hydroxyacyl-CoA dehydrogenase family protein, protein MVNHVLVPILNEVACIRRCRDATVTEVDSAAKYGFDLPIGCFELCDQIGVDIKIDVLEYMHETLGEGYAPCSVLERKVNEEQFGKKTKQGFCGWENSGADVPSDMGREKLESRLVAVAINEAAKPVGNEVTDSDVIDEGFRLGAGLPDGPTRMAAGFGYTRLRDVLIALHDEAGAARYTPADYLEMWQLRTDQSRTTGARRSIKAERHASAKAAIPGANVRARVARSESNQRSQCW, encoded by the coding sequence ATCGTCAATCACGTTCTCGTCCCGATTCTCAACGAGGTCGCGTGTATCCGTCGATGCCGCGACGCCACCGTGACCGAAGTCGACAGCGCCGCCAAATACGGCTTCGACCTCCCGATCGGCTGTTTCGAACTCTGCGATCAGATCGGAGTCGACATCAAGATCGACGTCCTCGAGTACATGCACGAGACGCTCGGCGAGGGATACGCCCCGTGTTCGGTACTCGAACGAAAGGTCAACGAAGAGCAATTTGGGAAGAAAACCAAACAGGGGTTCTGCGGCTGGGAAAACAGTGGTGCGGACGTCCCAAGCGACATGGGACGCGAGAAGCTCGAGTCTCGGCTGGTCGCTGTCGCGATCAACGAAGCGGCAAAGCCCGTCGGGAACGAGGTTACCGATTCCGACGTGATCGACGAGGGATTTCGACTCGGGGCCGGCCTTCCGGATGGACCGACGCGCATGGCCGCCGGTTTTGGATACACTCGCCTTCGGGATGTCCTGATCGCACTGCACGACGAGGCGGGTGCGGCTCGGTACACTCCCGCAGACTACCTGGAAATGTGGCAGCTCCGGACGGATCAGAGTCGGACGACGGGAGCGAGGAGATCAATTAAAGCTGAGCGCCACGCCTCAGCCAAAGCCGCGATTCCCGGCGCTAACGTTCGGGCTCGAGTCGCGCGGTCAGAATCGAACCAGCGTTCCCAATGTTGGTGA
- a CDS encoding 3-hydroxyacyl-CoA dehydrogenase family protein — MKIAVLGAGSMGNGIAHVSALGRHSVIVRDVEQALVRDGLEQIGANLEEGIEREKITPAEKEDAVERITGTVSLEAAVEEADLVIEAVPERLDVKQNVFEEVEEFAPDDAVVATNTSSLSVTEIASVLNEPSRCIGLHFFNPAHIMPLVEIVVAEQTSADTKEFADHYVESIEKTPTTVNDVPGFASSRLGAMFSLEAIRMAQEGVASIEDIDETMRLGYNLPMGPIELVDHTGVDVNVEVMEYLREELGERFKPPQLLKRKLRAGKLGRKTGEGFYVWEDGDIVGVSGEE; from the coding sequence ATGAAGATTGCAGTCCTGGGAGCGGGCTCTATGGGCAACGGTATCGCTCACGTCAGCGCTCTCGGCAGACACTCTGTTATCGTTCGCGACGTCGAACAGGCACTCGTCAGAGATGGCCTCGAGCAGATCGGGGCGAACCTCGAGGAAGGGATCGAGCGAGAGAAGATCACACCGGCCGAGAAGGAAGACGCCGTCGAACGAATCACCGGAACGGTCTCGCTCGAGGCCGCCGTCGAGGAGGCCGACCTCGTCATCGAGGCGGTGCCCGAACGGCTCGATGTTAAACAGAACGTCTTCGAGGAGGTCGAGGAGTTCGCGCCCGACGACGCCGTCGTGGCGACGAACACCTCGTCGCTGTCGGTCACGGAGATCGCGAGCGTTCTCAATGAACCGTCTCGCTGCATCGGGCTTCACTTCTTCAACCCGGCTCACATCATGCCGCTGGTGGAGATCGTCGTCGCGGAGCAGACGAGCGCGGACACGAAGGAGTTCGCCGACCACTACGTCGAGAGCATCGAGAAGACGCCGACGACCGTCAACGACGTTCCCGGGTTCGCGTCGTCTCGACTCGGCGCGATGTTCAGCCTCGAGGCGATCCGGATGGCTCAGGAGGGCGTAGCGAGTATCGAGGACATCGACGAAACGATGCGACTGGGATACAACCTCCCGATGGGGCCGATCGAACTCGTCGATCACACCGGCGTCGACGTCAACGTCGAAGTGATGGAGTATCTCCGAGAAGAGTTGGGCGAACGGTTCAAGCCACCCCAACTGCTGAAACGCAAACTCCGCGCCGGCAAACTCGGTCGAAAGACAGGAGAGGGGTTCTATGTCTGGGAGGACGGCGATATCGTGGGCGTGAGCGGCGAGGAGTAG
- a CDS encoding enoyl-CoA hydratase/isomerase family protein has product MARSLPECENFVLERDDDALSITIDSTTKFNSLNDTMGDKLLELAAFLDVDDGVRCAVMTGSDGVFCAGADVESFAEDGHGPDSVRRGASILHDAIVQFHQADVPLITGVNGVATGAGLGIALLGDLVLVSEDARFEYGYPRLGLPGDGGATFHLPRLVGLRTAKDIALLDRPISPDEAVEWGLATEAVPDEELDERLDELADELASGPTRAYGAAKQLLTRSFDRSLEEQLAAETDAIAKGAETDDHAEGVAAFVEKREPEFEGH; this is encoded by the coding sequence ATGGCACGATCACTACCGGAGTGTGAAAACTTCGTCCTCGAAAGAGACGACGATGCCCTCTCGATCACGATCGACAGCACGACGAAATTTAATTCGCTCAACGACACGATGGGCGACAAACTACTCGAATTAGCGGCGTTCCTCGACGTCGACGACGGTGTGCGATGTGCCGTCATGACGGGCTCCGACGGCGTGTTTTGCGCCGGTGCCGACGTCGAGAGCTTCGCCGAAGACGGTCATGGTCCCGATTCGGTCCGACGTGGGGCATCGATCCTCCACGACGCGATCGTCCAGTTTCATCAGGCGGACGTGCCGCTGATCACCGGCGTCAACGGCGTCGCGACCGGTGCCGGACTTGGAATCGCGCTTCTGGGAGACCTCGTTCTTGTCAGTGAGGATGCTCGCTTCGAATACGGCTACCCGCGCCTCGGACTTCCGGGTGACGGCGGTGCGACATTCCACCTCCCGCGGCTCGTCGGTCTTCGGACGGCAAAGGATATCGCCCTGCTCGACAGACCGATCTCGCCGGACGAGGCTGTCGAATGGGGACTAGCGACCGAAGCAGTTCCCGACGAGGAATTAGACGAACGGCTCGACGAACTGGCCGACGAACTGGCGTCCGGTCCCACGCGAGCGTACGGCGCCGCGAAACAGCTCCTCACCCGGAGCTTCGATCGATCCCTCGAGGAGCAACTCGCCGCGGAGACCGATGCGATCGCCAAGGGAGCAGAGACCGACGATCACGCCGAAGGCGTCGCGGCGTTCGTAGAGAAGCGCGAACCGGAATTTGAGGGACACTGA
- a CDS encoding TIGR04024 family LLM class F420-dependent oxidoreductase, which translates to MTNRDLFLPVGAQPTLDGLVDQAVTAEELGYDRAWFPESWGRDVVTPIATAAERTDDIGLGTSIANVYSRSPALLGQTAATLQEASDGRFRLGVGPSGPIVVENWHGMEFGNPLRRTRETVEIVKEVLSGDPVDYDGEYFTLDGFRLRCEAPNPEPPIDAAGLGPKAVELAGRFADGWHAVNYTREGVAERLEDLRRGAEMGDKDPDDSRVTLSVSCCALEDGERARELVAQHIAFYLGGMGTFYRDNLARQGREELAHEIYDAWQREDREHATELVRSELRDQMGAAGTPEEAREQLEQFENIDGVDAIYISFPRGADPEEIRETMVAMAP; encoded by the coding sequence ATGACGAACCGAGACCTTTTTCTCCCGGTCGGTGCACAGCCCACCCTCGACGGCCTCGTCGATCAGGCAGTGACCGCGGAGGAGTTGGGATACGATCGCGCCTGGTTTCCCGAATCGTGGGGCCGAGACGTCGTGACGCCGATCGCAACGGCCGCCGAACGGACCGACGATATCGGTCTCGGAACCAGCATCGCCAACGTTTACTCCCGATCGCCGGCCCTGCTGGGTCAGACGGCCGCGACGCTCCAGGAAGCCAGCGACGGCCGGTTCCGCCTGGGCGTCGGTCCCAGCGGCCCGATCGTCGTCGAAAACTGGCACGGGATGGAGTTCGGAAACCCGCTCCGTCGCACTCGAGAGACGGTGGAGATCGTCAAGGAAGTCCTCTCAGGCGACCCGGTTGACTACGACGGCGAGTACTTCACCCTCGACGGCTTCCGACTCCGCTGTGAGGCGCCCAATCCCGAACCGCCGATCGACGCCGCCGGTCTCGGGCCGAAGGCCGTCGAACTCGCCGGCCGCTTCGCCGACGGCTGGCACGCCGTCAACTACACTCGGGAGGGAGTCGCGGAACGGCTCGAGGATCTTCGCCGAGGGGCCGAAATGGGCGATAAAGACCCCGACGACAGCCGCGTCACCCTCTCCGTGAGCTGCTGTGCCCTTGAGGACGGCGAGCGCGCTCGCGAACTCGTCGCTCAACACATCGCGTTCTACCTCGGCGGAATGGGAACGTTCTACCGCGACAACCTCGCGCGACAGGGACGCGAGGAACTCGCCCACGAGATCTACGACGCCTGGCAACGGGAGGACCGCGAGCACGCCACGGAGCTGGTACGGTCGGAGCTCCGCGATCAGATGGGCGCCGCCGGGACGCCCGAGGAGGCACGGGAGCAGCTAGAACAATTCGAGAATATCGACGGCGTTGATGCGATCTATATCTCGTTCCCGCGGGGGGCGGACCCCGAGGAGATACGCGAGACCATGGTAGCGATGGCGCCGTAG
- a CDS encoding MBL fold metallo-hydrolase, translated as MSESDRTAVGDRDAIVHRLEFSVEWPPGHAAAYVIPGDEPILIDAGTPGERGSEELYAELGDQGYDPSDIEHVVLTHGHTDHIGQTPTLLEAGSPTVYAPKQLRDRFGRDMETVAERTQANLLEAGLEPEYLDSASDRLLSAHRTVRESLPADAVDVWIDDDPFTVGTHEIEPVYSPGHHISHYCFGTTLDGERVVFSGDMAIEPFRAPALLVNFDDGVEDSVRTFCTTLEHLKTYQFERVFPGHGPIHERYEECLDRSIADLESKLERSLDRIESGRTTAFQIAAERAGTKRGISRILAETVGLVEYLEDRGDVGSVLEDGVRFYESK; from the coding sequence ATGAGCGAGTCAGATCGGACGGCCGTCGGCGATCGCGATGCGATCGTCCACCGACTGGAGTTCTCCGTCGAGTGGCCGCCGGGTCACGCGGCGGCGTACGTGATACCGGGTGACGAGCCGATTCTCATCGACGCGGGGACGCCTGGTGAGCGCGGCTCCGAGGAATTATACGCGGAACTGGGCGATCAGGGGTATGATCCGTCGGACATCGAACACGTAGTGCTCACGCACGGCCACACGGATCACATCGGTCAGACGCCGACGTTACTTGAGGCCGGGTCGCCGACCGTCTACGCGCCGAAACAATTACGAGATCGATTCGGACGAGACATGGAAACGGTCGCCGAGAGAACGCAAGCGAATCTGCTCGAAGCCGGCCTCGAACCCGAGTACCTCGATTCTGCCAGCGACCGCTTGCTGTCTGCTCACCGCACGGTGCGCGAGTCGCTTCCCGCAGACGCGGTCGATGTCTGGATCGATGACGATCCGTTTACCGTCGGGACGCACGAGATCGAACCGGTCTATTCACCCGGCCACCATATCAGCCACTACTGTTTTGGGACGACTCTCGATGGTGAGCGCGTGGTGTTTTCCGGCGACATGGCGATCGAACCGTTCCGCGCGCCGGCGCTACTCGTCAACTTCGACGACGGTGTCGAAGACAGCGTGCGAACGTTCTGTACGACGCTAGAGCACCTCAAGACGTATCAATTCGAGCGTGTCTTCCCGGGTCACGGGCCGATACACGAGCGGTATGAGGAGTGTCTCGACAGATCGATCGCGGATCTAGAGTCCAAACTCGAGCGGAGTCTCGATCGGATCGAATCGGGCCGAACGACGGCCTTTCAGATCGCGGCGGAGAGAGCGGGCACGAAACGCGGCATCAGTCGTATCCTCGCGGAGACCGTCGGACTCGTCGAGTATCTCGAGGATCGAGGGGACGTCGGGAGCGTTCTCGAGGACGGCGTTCGGTTCTACGAGAGTAAGTGA
- a CDS encoding AMP-binding enzyme, protein MTDFGAPPTALRMMMQLDAPADRYDLGSVRRVGAVGESVVDWVADTFDGAPVEELYGQTEANLVIGDCSSLKRPRPGKMGLAAPGHEVAIVDPETAEQIDEPGEIGEIAVRYEDDPICFEEYWKKPNLTDQKVRNGWLLTEDLGSVDEDGFFSFEGRKDDVIITSGYRVSPEEIEETMASHAAVANVAVVGIPDDERGTVPKAFVVTADDGQPTTELRETLETRVKERLAPYEYPREIEFIDELPKTSTGKIRRKSLRERESVANS, encoded by the coding sequence GTGACGGACTTCGGGGCGCCGCCGACGGCCCTGCGGATGATGATGCAACTCGACGCTCCGGCGGACCGGTACGATCTGGGGTCCGTCCGCCGCGTCGGTGCGGTCGGCGAAAGCGTCGTCGACTGGGTGGCAGATACGTTCGACGGGGCGCCAGTCGAAGAACTCTACGGGCAGACCGAAGCGAATCTCGTCATCGGCGACTGTAGCTCGCTGAAGCGACCTCGTCCGGGGAAGATGGGGCTCGCTGCGCCGGGTCACGAGGTAGCGATCGTCGATCCGGAGACGGCCGAGCAGATAGACGAACCCGGCGAGATCGGCGAGATCGCGGTCCGGTACGAGGACGACCCGATCTGCTTCGAGGAGTATTGGAAGAAACCGAACCTGACCGATCAGAAGGTCCGGAACGGCTGGCTGCTGACCGAAGACCTCGGCTCGGTCGACGAAGACGGGTTCTTCTCGTTCGAGGGCCGCAAAGACGACGTGATCATCACGTCAGGATACCGCGTGAGCCCCGAGGAAATCGAGGAGACGATGGCGAGCCACGCGGCCGTCGCCAACGTCGCAGTTGTCGGTATCCCCGACGATGAACGAGGAACGGTCCCGAAAGCGTTCGTCGTCACCGCGGACGACGGGCAACCGACGACCGAACTGAGGGAGACGCTCGAGACGCGAGTCAAGGAGCGACTGGCACCCTACGAATACCCGCGGGAGATCGAGTTCATCGACGAACTCCCCAAGACATCCACCGGGAAGATCCGCCGAAAATCCCTCCGCGAGCGCGAGAGCGTCGCGAACTCTTGA
- a CDS encoding thiolase family protein, producing MRDAVIVDAVRTPFGKRDGSFRDTHPQDLAAEPLSALRERNGFEPETIEDVIYGCVTPVDEQGLNIGRLAPMVAGWGDIVSGVQLNRMCGSGQQATNFAAANVMAGQHDVLIAGGVEHMSRVPMGSDGADGADGEGSVTDTYFEHFDELTHQGEGAERIAEEYGFSRSGLDELAADSQRRWKRAWDEGRYDDQITPIETELDGEKIVVEQDEHPRPGTDEETLAELPLSFREAGEGFHHPGNSSGIVDGSAALLIASEEAAEEHGWEPMARIVQTEVVGVDPITMLKGPIPATENVLEKADMDLTDIDLFEVNEAFASVVAAWLEETGASWEDVNVNGGAIAHGHPLGATGAMLLTKLAHELERTGQDTALSTMCIGFGQGVATILERV from the coding sequence ATGAGAGACGCCGTAATCGTCGATGCAGTGCGAACACCGTTCGGTAAGCGAGACGGATCGTTTCGCGACACACATCCGCAAGACCTCGCAGCGGAACCGTTATCCGCCTTGCGCGAGCGCAACGGGTTCGAGCCGGAAACGATCGAGGACGTCATCTACGGCTGTGTGACACCAGTCGACGAACAGGGGCTCAACATCGGCAGACTCGCACCGATGGTCGCCGGCTGGGGCGATATCGTATCCGGTGTTCAGCTGAACCGGATGTGCGGTTCCGGCCAGCAGGCGACTAACTTCGCCGCGGCGAACGTCATGGCCGGTCAGCACGACGTCCTGATCGCGGGCGGTGTCGAGCACATGAGCCGCGTCCCGATGGGGTCGGACGGGGCTGATGGCGCAGACGGAGAAGGGTCCGTCACCGACACCTACTTCGAGCACTTCGACGAGTTGACCCACCAGGGCGAAGGCGCCGAGCGCATCGCCGAGGAGTACGGCTTCTCGCGATCGGGGCTCGACGAGCTCGCCGCCGACTCCCAGCGCCGTTGGAAGCGAGCCTGGGACGAGGGGCGGTACGACGATCAGATCACGCCCATCGAAACCGAACTCGACGGCGAGAAAATCGTTGTCGAGCAGGACGAACACCCGCGTCCCGGCACCGACGAGGAGACGCTGGCCGAACTCCCGCTATCGTTCCGCGAGGCGGGCGAGGGCTTCCACCACCCCGGCAACTCCTCGGGGATCGTCGATGGCTCGGCCGCGCTGTTGATCGCCAGCGAGGAGGCCGCCGAAGAACACGGGTGGGAGCCGATGGCTCGTATCGTCCAGACCGAAGTCGTCGGCGTCGATCCGATTACGATGCTAAAGGGGCCGATCCCGGCGACCGAGAACGTCCTCGAGAAGGCCGACATGGACCTCACGGATATCGATCTGTTCGAGGTCAACGAGGCGTTCGCGTCTGTCGTCGCGGCCTGGCTCGAGGAGACCGGCGCGTCCTGGGAGGACGTCAACGTCAACGGCGGCGCGATCGCCCACGGCCACCCGCTGGGCGCGACCGGCGCAATGCTGCTGACGAAACTGGCCCACGAACTCGAGCGCACCGGCCAGGACACCGCGTTGTCGACGATGTGCATCGGCTTCGGCCAGGGCGTTGCGACTATCCTCGAGCGGGTCTAG
- a CDS encoding amidohydrolase family protein — protein sequence MLFGNVSAVVPDEYTLTPEGFVRDWGVEETATMLFEESYTDMATFHPVPMYAFHDGLVANDKAGEVVDRWPDRFRSYACVDPLRDGWEGELEAQIQDFDPLGIKLYPSHWSEDHHEGWSMGDPEVAFPVFEKAHDLGIELIDIHKAIPFGPVPRGPYHPGDVDEAAESFPDLTFSIVHGGYSFTEETAWQLARFPNVYVNLEGLPAIFLGNERRFGELLAELISFLGEDGMDRLFWSSGAMSVHPRPPT from the coding sequence ATGCTCTTCGGGAACGTGTCAGCCGTCGTTCCCGATGAGTACACCCTCACCCCGGAAGGCTTCGTGCGGGATTGGGGCGTCGAAGAGACGGCGACCATGCTGTTCGAAGAAAGCTATACGGACATGGCGACATTCCATCCTGTCCCGATGTACGCATTTCATGACGGGTTGGTCGCCAACGACAAAGCGGGCGAAGTCGTGGACCGATGGCCCGATCGGTTCCGTTCCTACGCCTGCGTGGATCCGCTTCGAGACGGATGGGAGGGCGAACTCGAGGCACAGATCCAGGACTTCGATCCGCTCGGAATCAAACTGTATCCGTCCCACTGGAGCGAGGATCATCACGAAGGCTGGAGTATGGGGGATCCAGAGGTCGCGTTCCCCGTCTTCGAGAAGGCCCACGATCTCGGTATCGAGCTCATCGACATCCACAAAGCGATTCCGTTTGGGCCCGTCCCACGAGGGCCGTACCATCCCGGCGACGTCGACGAGGCGGCCGAGAGCTTCCCCGATCTCACGTTCAGTATCGTCCACGGCGGTTATTCGTTTACCGAGGAGACGGCCTGGCAGCTCGCTCGCTTCCCGAACGTCTACGTCAATCTCGAAGGGCTGCCGGCAATTTTTCTCGGTAACGAACGACGGTTCGGGGAGTTACTCGCTGAACTGATTAGTTTCCTCGGAGAGGACGGAATGGACCGGCTGTTCTGGAGTTCAGGGGCGATGTCCGTCCACCCGCGGCCCCCAACTTGA